Genomic segment of Candidatus Aenigmatarchaeota archaeon:
AACCTTGTGGCCCCTTTTAAGAACAATATCCTTATTGGCGGAAGCTGCAATCGCGGACATGATGGCAAGCTTTTTCTCTTTCTTGTTCAGGTCCTTGCTCCAGTCCTTCTCAGCTACAGGCGGGTGGCATTCCCTGCCCTTTACTGCCTGAGGCACAAATCTTGCGACAAACAGGAGCGGGCCTTCGCCGTGGATTCTCGACATTCTTGCCATCTCCCTTTTCGCCATCTTTGCCCTCCCGTAAACATGGGAAGAGCCGTGGTAGTGGGCAGAAGTCCTCTTTCCTGCCAAAGGGTCAGCTCCATAACGTTTCCTCTTGTTTGACTGCTGTGAAACTACTACTTTTCTTATAAGGTCTGCCCTAAGAGGAGTTTTGAACACCTCTCCAAGCTTTACTGTCCCTACTTTCTCGCCCTTTAGCGAATAAACATTAGCCATAAACTACCTAGATAAAAATTAAAATAGGTGTATTGTGTTGATGAAAATAGAGAAATAGAGTTATTTTAGTGCCAGCCCACATAATCCAAACCTCTATATCCTAAAACCTAAAGGTAGTACTCTTTTTGCAGGAGGTGGTCTTATGCCAGTTCTTTCCAGAACAACACTTGCTTTGATGGGACGACCTATCAGAGAAAGACCTCGCTTCGCCCTCTCTTCCTCTTCCATAGCTCCCGTAAAGACTTCCTGTCCAAACTCTGGCTGCCTTATCTCACCACCAGAATACCTTAAGTCAAGCTTAAACCTACCCTCAGGGGTCCTGCTTCTTCCAACTACATCAAACCTAAGCAAAACATCGCGGTATTTAAGATATATCTCCTTTCCCATATCGCCCCGATACAAAAGATTACCTCCACTCAAAAAAGCCCCCTCCAGCTTGCTTGCCGGGTCTGAGCCAAGAATATGCCTCATTGCGGGGTCATCCCCACGGTAGTCGGACTCACCAAAAGCATAGTAAAAAGCCCTTTCAACCAACCCTGGATTATGCCCCGATTCATTGGAAGGGACAGTAACCTGTACTTCATACCGACCCGGGCGATATATCCACCCTTTGCCTTTTAGGTAATCATATTTCCCAGGGGGGCGCCTTTTTTTCAGGGAAGGGGGAGGATCATAACCATTATATGTATCAAACGCTTCTGTTGGAGCAGGTATCATCAGCATCCAGCACCGTATCCTGACATAATAAACTACTTGGATAAAAAATAAAATACACAATCGGGCAGAACCCGGGGGCATCCCAACTCCAATAACACAAGCAACCACACCAGTTATAACAATTAAAGTGAACCACCCTCATGTCAAGAACACGGAGAGTTCAAGGATTAGAATAGGCGTCTTCCGAAAAAAGCTACTGACGTCAGTCCATTAAGCCAGTTGGAAGCGCACCTGCACCCTCCAACAGTGGTATCTGTTAGGCCAAAAAACAGGGGAAAGGCAAAAACCGAAACTCCGGAAAGGGCTAAAATAGTACCCATAGTAATTCTTGTAAGCCCCCTGCCCAATTGATATACCGGGTTTTTTGGGAGTGGCCTGACAAGCTCAAAAAGCCGCCTTATATGCTCAAACATAATCTTCACCAGATAATTGGTTTACCATTCAGGGCTTAAATACTTTTCTTAGAACGGCAATAGTCGATAATCTGGGAATTCTGCCTATTTCCAGGTCTTGTCCAGCCCGGTTACGATCCCAAGTGTTGCGGAAATTCCCCCATAAAATCCGCTGTGCTCGCATCCATAATTGACGATATCCCAAAATGTTGCCGTTTGGTCCATCGCGGCCTCAACAGCGCAGAGGACTCCAAATGATGCAAGCCCTACCGGGAGGGCATATCTAGTGAACTTAAGATCCCACTGCTGATCTTCATCCAGGTCATGAAACTTTGGAATTCGGGAGCCAATTTCCCCGGCAGCTCATTTCTGGGCGTTCCTGCCCCATAGAGAGAGGTACTCCTCCACAAGTCAAGCCCATGTCGCAACTTATCAGTAATGTATGCTTCCCCCATAAATAGCAAATGGCTTATTTTTAAACAAAATTGAGCTTAAGTTATGCGGGGGTCGCCAAGTCTGGTCTCATCCCTTTCTTAAAAGAAAGGTCTTACAACCCCAAAGAACGGGATACCAGAAAAAGGTGCAAGGCTTAGGTGTCTTACCGGCACCTGCAGGTGCAATGCCCAGGAGCTTGGCTGAGAAACCTTGTGGGTAAATCTTTTTCTTTGGAAAAGAAAAAGCTTTAATCCAAAAAGAAATAAGATTCCACAATAGTCCCTACGTGAGTTCGAATGAAGCTTTTTCTCGCAAGAAAAAGCTCCAGGACCAAAAAGAGGCAGTTTCACCGCTTCGCGGATAAAACTTGCCGAATTGGTTTACGAAAGTCTCACCCCCCGCATTATCTTTTAAGCCCTGCCAAGTACTGTAACTATTCAATTGTTTCGTTCGGGCTCGGAACCGCCGGAATCCAGACGCACTTGTTCTGACGGCACTTAATCTCAGTCTCCTTCGGCCCGGTTCCGCACTGATAGCTGCACTCCGCGCATTCCTCCCGATATTCAAGAACAGACTCTTCCAAGCGGGTAATGTTTGCATCAAGACTAACCAGGGTGTGGCAGCCAAAGGGGCAGCCAAATGAAGCAACGCTACAGTCAGAATCGCTCTGGCAGTGATTTTCCTCGCCCAGAAGCGCAAATAGATCATCCTGGCGGCCCTGGCAGGCGGTTTGTGACACCTGCCCCGCAAAGTGCCCAATCAAGAATATAGCGCCAACCGCCATAAGAAAGACAAAAGAAACCGCAAAAAACACCTTTTTGCCCATAATTCTCTTACCGCAGGATATAATTACCATTCGGTGCCTTATTGCCCCTAATAGATAGGTCAGAAGAAACCTAGCTTTAATATATCTGCAAGGGAAATTATGAGACCTGAAATCGACTTGATTCCCCTTGATAATGTAGACCAAACGACCGTCGAGGAGCTTAAGCGCTCTCTCAAGGAGAAAGGGTGCATTGTACGGCTTTATGCAAGGACACACAGCCCTAAAACGGCAGAGAACCTCTACAGAAAGCAGTGCCTTGTAGACGTGATTGTCGACGCCCTGAAGGGGCTTTCAGGAAAGGTCATCGCCATAACAGACAAGGACCTATACTCAAACAAGCTTAATTTCGTATTTATGTCGGTCCAGCCAAACGGGCCTGTAGTCCTTTCTACCCATCGGCTAAGGCCGGAATTTTATCAGGAAAGGCCGAACAATGACCGGACAACAAGCCGTCTCCTGAAAGAAACAATCTACTGCATAGGAAAGATGAATGGGATTGGTGACTGCCCTAATCCCAGGTGCATAATGCACAAGTCCGCTTCAGCCAGGGACATAGACTTCAAGTCCGAGGAATTCTGCAAGGACTGCAAGATAAACAATATTGTAGACAATATGAGATTATGAGCGCAAAAAAACAGTCCGGAACAAAGAAAAGAGCAAAGGCTGTCGACTTTGAGGAAAGTGCAAGTTTTTCCGAAGAGGAAGAAACTGCAGAGGTTTTGAAAAGCGCCAAAAAGCCAAAGGGCGTGAGCAAAAAGAAAGAAACCGGGGCAAAGACAAAAAAGGCCAAAGCTCAGGAAGAAGCCACCATTGACGAAGAATTTGCTGAAGAACGGGATGATGATTCCGGTGAGGAAGAAACAGACGAAGATTACGGGGAAGGAGATTACGACGAGGCAAAGCCAAAAGTATTCCAGGAAGAGCCGTTTTCAAAAGCCCCAAAAAAAGTCTATTCCGGAAAATTCTTTGAAAACAAAGTCCACATCTGGGGAAAGCAGGACGCCGAGGAGATTTATGACCTTGGCTGCTTTGGAAAGGTAGACGAGGAAAAAAATGAGCTTTCCTTTGAGGAAGCCCTTTTGCTGATGAGGCGAAACAAGCTTCGGGTTTCAAAAGATGGCACGGAGGTAAGCTCTGAAGAATTCTACCAGATTGCCTGCAATGCCGACAAAGAGTTTCCCTGGAAGTTCAAGGTTTACGAGGAGCTTAGGGGAAGAGGCCTTCTTGTCAGGACTGGCTTCAAGTTCGGCACCCATTTCAGG
This window contains:
- the endA gene encoding tRNA-intron lyase, with amino-acid sequence MSAKKQSGTKKRAKAVDFEESASFSEEEETAEVLKSAKKPKGVSKKKETGAKTKKAKAQEEATIDEEFAEERDDDSGEEETDEDYGEGDYDEAKPKVFQEEPFSKAPKKVYSGKFFENKVHIWGKQDAEEIYDLGCFGKVDEEKNELSFEEALLLMRRNKLRVSKDGTEVSSEEFYQIACNADKEFPWKFKVYEELRGRGLLVRTGFKFGTHFRVYGRGVKLKRGPKSVKEHTKWIVHAVPENYTCSFPELSRAVRLAHNIRAKMLWAVVDEEGDVTYYEVLRKTP
- a CDS encoding 50S ribosomal protein L4, producing MANVYSLKGEKVGTVKLGEVFKTPLRADLIRKVVVSQQSNKRKRYGADPLAGKRTSAHYHGSSHVYGRAKMAKREMARMSRIHGEGPLLFVARFVPQAVKGRECHPPVAEKDWSKDLNKKEKKLAIMSAIAASANKDIVLKRGHKVEALKEIPLVLVDDFEQIDKTKDAYGALVSLGLVEELERSKEKKVRQGIGTMRGRRYKKKKGPLVIVSKKCELQKAARNIAGLDISTVDQLNAELLAPGAHAGRLTVWTKSAIEQVGKWK